Genomic DNA from Orcinus orca chromosome 6, mOrcOrc1.1, whole genome shotgun sequence:
TTAGAAAAGATGTATTTGGAATCAGGAAATTGGGGTTTTAGTTCTAGCTTTCCATGGGTCATATGAATCCTTTGCTATAGTAAAAGTATACAGAAGAGACAGgttcatttcttctgttttttccccATGGAATTGGTTTAGTATGTTACGTGATATGCATACATCTGCATTTTGGGTTAGTGGTTCCAACTTGAGGAATAAAGTAAAAATGTATAGTTTTCAGGTAATATTTAAACACATGCTAAACATTCTCAACCAGTATTATTATAAGCAAATTTATTAaatatcctttatttttatttcctttctaatatGTTTGCTAATTAAGCTTGGGTTCATGGTATGATTTGGATTTATTTGTTAGTggtcacaaacacacacagttcAGCCTCAGAGCTAATATAGCTAATACCTTGAAGTGTAATGAGAAAATTGatgaattttcatctttttctttcctgatataAATATATCATCTGGTTTTGTTTGCAGCTCTGGTAGGAGGTAGAACTTTATTCTTCCATCCTCCTAGGGAAAGCATTGgtggttatttgttttgttttctttttaatgagaaaTACTTGGGGTAGGCATGAGTTCCTCTGGACATTTTTGAGTAACAAAAGATTGTTGTTAACCTGCCTCCTTACTTGGCCCTGCAGCTGGAGGACATTTTATGACGTGTTTATATATACATGCCTTTAAAGGGAGAGCAGAGGTGACCTCTTCTTCCTAATAGACAGGAAGAGTTTGACTACTCTAGCCAGAGGAGCCAGGCAGCCAAGTGCCttttgagggagggagggaactcTGCTTCCCACCCTTGTAGGCCATCTAGAGGTGCTTTGGAAGCTGAACCATCAAATAATGACTTGGAATATGTTTGTGGTGGGTATATGATTTaagctctctcctctctctccctaatGAAATCTTTAGTAAATTCTGTCTTGTTTACTAGTCTTTTGTACAAGTGGAACCTTGCAAGGAACCTGAAGGATGCTAACTCCATTCTAGAGGTTCCCCGAGAGAGCTCCAAGGCATGCGAAGCACAGCTGATGGCTGGGGGCACACATATACAGTGGGCTGCTGGGCTGGACATACTGCAGTAATTACTGCTTGTAGGGTACCTGTAACTGGCATGCAGTTTGTTAAATGCTTTGGTATGTATACTATCTCTACTTGTCCTTATAACAGCCCTGTGAGAACCACCTTCCTTACAGAAATGCAGAAAGGGAGGCTTCAAGAAGTAACTTACTCAGAGTCATCTTGCTTAGTTACGAGTGTGAAGTCAGACTTCTACCAAGGTATATCTGATTTCAAGTTCCTTGTTAGGAACTGCTAAACTGTGCAGGTTTTTTCTTCACTAAGCCTATTCATTGaagattaaaatgtattttcatttgtcaATTTAGGAGGAGATAAAAATAGGTGCTCCAGAATTCTGAAAATTTGGAGGGTTTTAACTGTGCAAGAGGTGAAATAAGTAATTACCACATCTTTATATTAATATCACCGTAGGACCTGTTTTCTCCACTCTTGCCAATCAGTCCCTACTCACACATCAAAGTACCATCTCTTTGAAGCCTTCAACTGCTTCACATCCTGGCCAGAAATAAAGTCGACATATCTGTGTTCACATCATGTTTCAGTTACTGCCacattgtatttctttcttccttttgttagAGTGAGTTATTAGATTTTATTGTctctgttaaatttttaaataacagctttattgaaataattcACATCTCATGcaattcacttttttaaagtgtacaattcaatagtttttagtatttTCAAACTTGTACAATCATCACTGTAatcaatttcagaatattttcatcacccccaaaagaaagacTCTATCCATTGTCAGTCATCCCCCAGTTTCCCTTTATTCTCCTGCCCCCCAACTCCAGGCAGCCAataatctttctgtctctatagacttgcctcttctagacattttatataaatggaatcatacagtaggtggtcttctgtgactgacttcactagcataatgtcttcatggttcatccatgtagtaacatgtatcagtacttcattccttcttttggctgaataattttccattgtttggatataccacattttgtttatcctttcatcagctgaaggacatttgagtggtttccactttttggctattaatgaataatgctgctatgaacatttgtgtacatgtttttgtgtgaacatatgtgttcagttctcttaggtatatatctaggagtagaattgttggatcataggtaactaactttttgaagaactgccagactgctttccaaagcagctgcaccatttgacTGCATCACCAGCGGATTCCACTTTCTGTACCTCCTCATTAATACTTATTATTTGTCtgcctttttgattatagccatccagTGAATGTAAAGGAATATCtcgctgtggttttgatttgcattttcctgatggctcCTCATTAAATTCTAAATTGTTCTGGGTAAGAAATagtcttctctttctgatctcCTAAAACACCCACAGTATTTTCCACATATTAGCtcataataaatgtttaaatttataaccctattttaaaaaatttcattaaagGGGGAGATGGTCCTTAAAGTTTTTTACCTCTTTGGAAAATGTGCTCTACCCACATCACTATTGTTTTGCTCTTACCTTTACCCTCACACCTGTGTCTCATAGCGTCACAGGTGTACATATGTATTATGTTTGACCTCTCATTACTAAGCCCTGCATACCAAATGACTTGCTGAAtgttaattaaatgaatgaatgaatggagtgtTGTTCATGTTCATTCTGGATTGTTGAGCTTGTCCCTGGGGACATGTGGGTGTTCTGTTTCTGCTACATGCTAATAACCTACTCAAAGATATAAAGAGCATTAGAGGCTTCATTTTAAACTGTCATCTCCAGAAAAATAGACTCACCACTAGACAACtgcttttaaaatacagttttaatttgtctttttgcATACTATTTAAATTGTTACTGTTTGTTTGAGGGGTTTCCTGTGTAGGCAGTTCCAGATTTGTGTTTATTCCTTATCTGAGGAATTCTGTGAAATATTAGCCTGGTAAATCAAGAAAGTTCATCATAGAAGCTATACTTCATTATAAGGCATACTTAAAATGCTTCAAAATGATATATGATTTTTAAGGATTTAAAGAAGATATCAAAGCCTGTCATTCAAATTTCAAAGGAACTCTATTCAACTTTAACACTATGTAAATAAACATTGgctgatatacatatatgtttctaATATATTGtgttaggaaaataaaagtgtttaATTATGTTGATATACTTTCTTGTGCTAACATTAACTTAACCTTGTGAACAGAGCAGTTATTTATTAGCAAATCTTTATGTAAATAAAACCTTTCTCTAGTGAATTTACTATAGAAACACTGGAACGCAGTCAAGATTGTTTTGTACAATTGCTGAAATTTGCTAAAATATGAATTGTGATAAGATGATGTGGTGTTTTTTAGGTATCCAAATACAGGGTttaaatatttgttgcttttgtGCTCTGAGAGAAAAACAAGACTAGTTGATTTCATAAGTCTGTGTGCCTTGGATCCTTAGTACGATAGCCTCTTTTGAAAATCAAGAATATCATTCTGTGCTCTAAGTGGTAGGACCAGTGGGTGGCTGTCATGGTGATGATATTCAAATACAAGTGTGAAAGCTTTTCTGGACATTAGGTCAAAAAAACAGTCTAGTCCTTAAATGAGTAGCTGCTGTTACATTAATGTAACCTTCTGGCATTTAAACACTATGCTCATAGTGATTTAAAGCACATGGCTTACAGTTCTTAGCTTCTAACACTACTTCTTACATCATTATTAGAAAAATTACTGTTAATAGAAGTGGTCATACTTGCTTTTTTTCTCAACATGATGATAATTTAATATTCAAAGTGTAGTTTTTGATTTCTACTTAttctaatttacatttctaaagaTTTATATCATTTTGAGTAAGTTCTAATCCTGTGTAATGATGCAAATGTTGTCAACAACCTAAATTCAATTTGATCTCATACTAGTACAGAATTCCAGGTATATTACTACGAGCTATGCATATTTAGTTAAATTTATACTGAATAATAAGATTTCGTGAAGTTATAAATGTATACCTATATAGTTTCTTGCCATTCTTGACTTCCATAATAGTGAGGGTCAacattttcttctgttccttcttcTTGGGCTTCATGGTGATCATCGTGATCTTCACTGTCACCATCATCTTGAAATCTCCTGAAAACCTGGGTCTTCAGTTGTATTGTTTGACCATTAGTGCTTCTTTGTTCACCATAATAAATAGTGTGTATatgagggaagcagaggaaaatGTATGAGCTTATTGGCTCTTTTAGCTTATTTTGATCTACACGAATGTATGTTAAATGATGGTAATGTAGTGGGTCAACAGATGGACACATCAATGTGACATTGatatctgaaaaatacaaattaaaaattaatcctGCTGAATTACATCCATAATCCtatattgaattttattaaaatgtttatggggtatagttttattaattaaaatacttgtaagtggaattattttttacagtaatcaaatagtaaaatgaaaatgaaactataaGTGAATTTTATATTATCAAAATAAACGATGGCTTCATTGGCTATTAAGTAATTatttaagtattaaataaattatttaagtaaTAAATTCTTAGTAGAAAcaatctcaaaaagaaaaaagtgaaaatcacCTATAGTTCTACTACTCAGGATCTCATATTTCTTTGTATACTCTACAGTACTAATTCTCAATGTTCAAGGTGATAACATTTAATAGAAAAGACTATAAACCTTGGAGTACACCTTTCTCTGGGGCCAATTTCTGCCATTTCCCTAGCCAGCTTCAAAGCAACCATTTTCAGCAATTTGTAAAGCATATGGTTTTAAAGATTTGTTCTTTAAAAGGTCAAAAtactcttctttctgtctttaaaagACAATGATGCtcctaatgaattcagtaaagttgcaggatacaaaattaatacacagaaatctgttgcatttctatacactaacaacgaaagatcagaaagagaaattaaagaaacaatccaacTTACCATCacgtcaaaaaaataaaataactaggaataaacctacctaaggaaacaaaagacctgtcggtactccaaaaactataagatgctgatgaaagaaatcgaagatgatacaaacagatggaaagatgtaccatgttcttggattggaagaagcgatattgtcaaaatgactatactacccaaggcaatctacagattcagtgcaatccctatgaaatggcatttttcacagaactagaaccaaaaaaatcttaaaattcatgtggagacacaaaagaccctgaatagccaaagaaatcttgagaaagaaaaatgaagctggaggaatcaggctccctgacttcagactatactacaaagctacagtcatcaaaatggtgtggtactggcacagaaacagacatatagatcaatggaacagggtagaaagcccagaaataaacccgcacacctatggtcaattaatctacgacagaggaggcaagactatacaatggaggaaagacagtgtgttcagtaaatggtgctgggaaaactggacagctacatgtaaaacaatgaaattagaacattctttaacaccatacacaaattaaactcaaaatggattaaagacctaaatgtaaaaccagatactataaaacccttagaggaaaacttaggcagaacactctttgacataaatcacagcaatatcttttctaagccatctcctagagtaacggaaataaaaaaataaataaacaaatgggacctcattaaactcaaaagcttttgcacagcaaagaaaccataaaaaaaatgaaaagacaacctacaaaatggaaaaaaatatttgcaaacgatgcaaccgaCAAGGAATTAGTCTCCAtttataaagagctcatacaactccatAACAAAAGACCAAACAACTCAGTCAAAAAATGgtcaggagacctaaatagacatttctctaaagacgatatacagatggccaagaggcacatgaaaagatgctcaacatcgctaattattagagaaatgcaaatcaaaactataatgagatatcacctcacaccagtcagaatggccatcatcaaacaatctataaacaataaatgctggagagggtgtggagaaaagggaaccctcctacattgttggtgggaatataaattggtacagccactatggagaacagtatggaggttccttaagaaactaaaaatacagctaccatatgatccagcaatcccactcctgggcatatatctggagaaatccatggttcgaaaggatagaGGCACCCCAAatgtcattgcagcactgtttccaatagccaagacatggaagcaacctaaatatccatcgacagatgaatggataaacaagatagggtacatatatacaatggaatattactcagccattaaaaaagaatgaaataatgccatttgcagcaacatggatggacctggagattatcacactaagtaaagtaagtcagagaaagaaaaatatcatatgatatcacttatatgcagaatctaagaaaaaatgatacaaatgaacttatttacaaaacagaaacaaactcacagactgagagaacgaacttatagttaccaggggggaagagtGGGGGAGAGGAATagatttggagtttgggattgacatgtacaacAAGGAcatactctatagcacagggatcaCTGCTcgatattctataataacctaaatggtaaaataatttgaaaaagaatagatacatgtatatgtataactaaatcactttgctgttcacctgaaactaacacaacattgttaatcaactatgctccaatataaaataaaaattaaataagtaaataaattaaaattaaataaataaataataaaaataaaaacaatacacacaaaaaaatgaaattttacatactttcaatttcattattttctaggTATAGGTGTTCTAAATTTCTTGGAATATAGAATGCTTGCTTCAGTTTGTTGTGTCCAACATTGAGCTCTATAAGGttggaaagattaaaaatataataagggATGTCTTGTAGTTTATTGTGTGACATTCTTAGAGCATGAAGTTTTGGGAGTTCTTTGAAGTAATTTTCTGGTATAGCAGatattgaattattttctaaagACAGATACATAAGTGAAGAAGGCAAACCAGGAGGCATTGATTCTAATCTGTTATTACATAGGTTAAGCTGCATTAGTTTTTCCATTTTCGCAaggattttttcttgtaatgtagAATCATCAATTTGATTGTAACAAAGATCAAGCATGGTCAAGTTTACTAGCCCATTTACAGCATTTGTCTGCAGTCTGGAGATCTGATTGTAACCAAGAAGAATCCTTTCCAAAGACTtaggaagaggaaatggaaagtCTTCTAAATTGTTATGCTGTAGGTGGAGTTGTAGTAGATTTGACAATTTGGCAAACACACCATGATCAATATTTTGAGATTTAATTTTGTTGTGGCTGAGGTTGATTTCTTTAAGATGAGTGGCATTGATGAATGAATCTGCAGTCACAACCTCAATTTCATTAAACTGAAGATAAACTTGCTGAATGTATGCTGGAATATTTGGGATAGTCTTGAGTTTGCGATTATCACAGTACATTGATGATGGAAAGTTAGGTGGACAGAAGCATTCACTGGCACAACCTAAAGTATGCTGATGAAATGGAACTCCATAATCTTCATTTTGATGAAATTGGAATTCTGGTTGGTAGACATCATCTGGTTCTTGGTCATAATCTTCATTCCATTGATAACTTTCATACTGGCAATATACTTTGActccaagaaagaagaaaaggacacacACTGGACTTGAAAAGCCCATGTTCCTTTTTTTGTCCTATTACAAggcaaaaaggaaatatattgtgGGAAAAGTGAGTAAACTTAGAATAATTTGTATATAAATTGACAGTTATATAAAATGCataatatctatatctgtattgaAATATATAAAAGAGTGTCCAGAATTAATGGGTACTGCTCAGACCAAAATTAATGTATAaggtggtattttttaaaaagtcacatacTGCATTGAACCAGACTAAGTAACCATCTTTTAAGAGAATCTCGATTTGTCTTGTTTACTAGACTATAGATTTACAATGATAGCATGACATCTCTCCACCccaaagccaagtgctctttccaTATAAATGCTGGATGTTCTCACTGACTATTTGGCCCCTTCAGTGATGTTTACTGCCTATGAGAAGAGAGACTCTATGTTTTAGTTACTTAGGAGATTCTTGATATTAACCAAAATTTTCCCGCTGCAACTTTTGTTTGCTGATGTTCTTTTCTGCTCTTTGGAAGAACATAGAACACTCCATTTTACGTGAAAGCTTGAGATACTAAAAATAACTATCATGTTTCCTCTTAGTGTTTTCTGTCCAAGACTAACTGTGACTTCAAATTTTCCCTGTGAAATAGTTTGCAGAATCCAATTATTTTGTCTCTGGCTCTACTTGAATAACTACTTTaaatcacaaacacacacaacatttacaTTCTACAAAATTAGTTTCTAATTGATTATTCTATACATTTTTCCTATTACCTTCCTAGCTTCTTTCTTTCCACTGATATTTTGGAGTTAATTTCTGGATACACAGATATTAAAAACACACTGTCCTGTCTCCCAGGAGTTTAGGTCTTAGTGGAGAATCAGATGATGACTTTGCCTCTTTTTTCACCaagaaaatagaagagacaaTCATTTACTCTAATATATTGACTTCTATTTAATCTTATCCCTTCCTACATAAAATGCCAAAATGGTAATGGTTTCATCTTTTAAAcaattttgattttgaaattcatAAAGTTTCCTTTTGCAAATCTAAATAGACTCCATCCATTGTTCCTTTTTATCCGTGTGATTCATGGAGGACATGGCATTTGCATTAGACTTTGAAGGAATGTGAGGGTTCTCACAGAGGGAAATAGGGAAGATTTGCAGCTAGAAGAGATGAGCAAAAACATGTAAGCAACAAAGGGTGAGATGTTTGGGATGTGGTGGTTAACTGTTGAAGGAGCACAATAAGACTGTTACAGCCAATCTCAACCAGAACCTAAAGGCCTAAATTGTGACCTCAGGAATTTGCACTCTGGGAATGAACACCTAGTTTAATTCATTAATATAGCTGAGCCATAATCTTCACACTGCAGTGTTCATGCATCAAGTAAGATAGAGTCCTGGGAGGAGAAGTGAAAGAGTATGGTCTCATCCCAAAGGGCAGTGTTCAGTGCTGGCTGACCCAGACAGGGCACTGGGAAGCTCCCAGTGGGTATGATTAGTAGTGCTTTTTCACCTGCTATAATTAGTGACCCTGTACTAGATGTTGTGTGTGGACATGGTTAGAAAAGAGCCTTGCAAATATTACTAGTGATTTAGTTAGTTTGATTGGGTTACTTGATGATTGTCTCGAATTTTAGAGGTGAGGCACTGTGCTTGGTGGGaaatacagaaatgaagaaaatatgaagaCATGAGCATACAATTTAGTAGACATATTCTCAGGCAGAGGGAAATATGGTTTGCAGCAGAGATACCAGTGCTGTGGGAACCAGTGTCTTAACCCTGCTTGCGGGAGACAGGGAAACCTTTGCAGACATCATTTGGCCAAGACTTCGGGAGATTCACAGGAATGGGTATAGAACACCCTATACATATTACTCTCTAGttgataatattttatgtattaaaattataGTATTTTATACTCATTATACTATAAcatatcaactttttttttaagtgcttgtCATACTTCATTTAAAGTACTGCACCATGGAGTTGAGATGAAAGTAGAAGCAGAGGCAGAGACATGCAGCTGTGCAGGGTCAGGCCATGTAGGGGGTCTCAGAAGCTGACTGATACACAGTTGAACTTTGAAAAGAGTACTGCTCATCAGAACTCTGAATTTTAACCTTGTGTTAgaacatcagtaatcatcagtTAGTAATCTTACATTTGAGAATTAAAGTCATGACTGTTCAACAACTACAAGAAATTGTTGGGAAAAAAGGAGACCTGGATGATACTTTTGGTTCAGCATTTACCTTTGCCTAGGAATCAAGACCTCATGATGAGGGCCTCTCTGAAAATAAAGGGATTCTTAGTATTATCTGCTTTTGGTCTTCTTGGCCGCctaagaagaaaggtctttccctgaagacattttctctGCTAAATCTGAGTTCATCATCATTGTCCTCATCCACTGAGGACCTCGGCCCTCTAGCTCAACCTTGTCCCACTCCCTTTTCAATAAGTGCTGTTTTCTGGTCTAAAATCCATTCCATCTCCATTGATATAcccattattttctattttttttactcCTCAACTTCACCCCTGATCATTTTCCCTGTTATAGtcctctcttatttctttttatccaaATTTTTCATTCAGCTAATCTTTTACCAGCCATTTGCAAGGCATACTTTTATTACTTCTGCCTTTTATGTTCGGCAATTTATGCCTTGTCTCCTATAGCATAACTCATAGCAAAACATTATAACTCACTGTCAATCATCTCATTTCTCAACCTCTAATTTTTGACAGACTCTAGTACAATGCACAGTTTGTAAGTGCTCACAGATTTGTTGAATGCATGATTGATTTTTTGTTATAGATTACATCTTGTTAGTGATGTTTATTGCTACTAATGTTGATTATTTCTAGGCATTTATTTCACCACAGTGATTTCTCTAAATGAACATTTTCACAGAGAACATGGCTATTCTATTTTCTATTGAATATTTCTGTCACAATATACTATATTCACTTTCCTACCTGTATTCCTTACCTTGTTTAgtagaaaaatcacaaatgtgaaaaagaaagttTAAGGCAAACTGAAATATGTTaccaggtttttaaaattactcATTAATATGAATTTTTCATATTATAGCTAAAAAAGTTTCTATGTCATAACATTTCTCTTACCTGGAAAAAAGCACTCGTGCTTTCATCAAGAAAGTTCTAAGTTAAATTACTAATCAAAATGAGATGGAACTTTGTCCTGGAAAGTTTAAAGTAATTGGAAAGCTTcatagcattttattattttaaaaacttaattgttTTGTTGGTATGCCACAGAAACTAAAATATAAGAAACCAAGTATTAGGATATGATTCAGAATTTTTTCCAAAGCAGTTTTAAATTTAACCCTGTAAAATTAAAGTTGTATACATCACTGTCACACACAAGGCCTAAGGAAGTAAAActcttttgctattaaaaatatgaaagtctcaaaattatttttagccaTAATACATTTGGATCTTAATTAACTGAAACCCAAGAAACTAGAACATTCAGTGCTAGATAGAGTacttgtattttctctttgaGGAAGAGGCAAACACATCGTAACATCAGAGATTTGGTTAATAaagaaattttgagaaaatttCTAGTGAAATTTGTACAAATACCCATTTCTCTAAAACCAGAATCTCTAGCATTGCTCAGATGTATGGCTCAAAGGCGTTCGCTGTTTTTTTGTCACTtaaagttgagagagagagagagggagagggagagagaaacagaaaattattcCATTAACGtgagaatctttcattcaaagtaaaaaaaaatctaaacaaaaatcatttattgGGTAAATCTTAAGTTAGAAAATTAAATTCCCTATATTATTTCCCTGAATATTTTTGCTAATCAAATGTTAATGTAGCTTTTACCAGATATTGCTTATAAAAATGTGCATTTATGATGGCTATAATCTATTTTAAtgttaaatcaaatatattttaaacagtaggaatattttctttaaaaaatgaaaattattttatcatcatACCTGTTGAGTTTGCTTTAGTTTTCAGGGGCTGATGAATTTGCAAATCCtgtaaatgaatcagaaattcCTAAATTCTTAAACTGAATCTCTTAAAAATCCACAGTAACTGTGTGTCCAGGCAGGGCTGTCCCTTGAATTGCTATAGCAATTTAAGCAAATATAATCTACTTGGAAAATACTTGGGTTgaattaaaattatgtatttcttttcattatccAAAACTTTGTGGACTCAAATTAAAATGCTTGTGTTCTTGGTCAGATTTATGTggcttacttctttcttttccccttaatTTTGGTTTGAGGTATGGCAAGAATTTCCTCTAGTATGAAAGGCAAACAGAACTAAATGAAACAGCATGTACtgattactgttttattttcattttcatgccaAAGAATTCTTCAAAGTAAGGTCCACTGTAACATGGAGCTCAGTGTCTTGGCATTTTAAGG
This window encodes:
- the OMD gene encoding osteomodulin, producing the protein MGFSSPVCVLFFFLGVKVYCQYESYQWNEDYDQEPDDVYQPEFQFHQNEDYGVPFHQHTLGCASECFCPPNFPSSMYCDNRKLKTIPNIPAYIQQVYLQFNEIEVVTADSFINATHLKEINLSHNKIKSQNIDHGVFAKLSNLLQLHLQHNNLEDFPFPLPKSLERILLGYNQISRLQTNAVNGLVNLTMLDLCYNQIDDSTLQEKILAKMEKLMQLNLCNNRLESMPPGLPSSLMYLSLENNSISAIPENYFKELPKLHALRMSHNKLQDIPYYIFNLSNLIELNVGHNKLKQAFYIPRNLEHLYLENNEIENINVTLMCPSVDPLHYHHLTYIRVDQNKLKEPISSYIFLCFPHIHTIYYGEQRSTNGQTIQLKTQVFRRFQDDGDSEDHDDHHEAQEEGTEENVDPHYYGSQEWQETI